A single region of the Glycine max cultivar Williams 82 chromosome 20, Glycine_max_v4.0, whole genome shotgun sequence genome encodes:
- the LOC100805610 gene encoding nuclear transport factor 2 translates to MAASEESSTTQMIGNAFVQQYYSILHQEPDQVHRFYQESSILSRPEEDGTMTMVTTTLEINKKILSLDYTSFRVEILSADAQPSFKDGVIVVVTGCLTGSDNLKRKFTQSFFLAPQDKGYFVLNDVFRYVDEYKSVDIESVPANDAATADESAPTDAFVPEPEVIHVAEDVPPSQTAVVDADISVSKEVSQPLENGNVSVTEKVVPVNHVKESSHQEHSHYHAEKAASNNALEDTPKKSFASIVNALKENAAPFHVRVSPVKLVEQPRVSSIPAPEAPAPSIESPPEKNNENGGKAYAIFVANLPMNATVEQLERAFKKFGPIKQDGIQVRSNKQQQSCFGFVEFESATSMQSALEASPPVTLDGRRLSIEERRANNDRGRYSSGRGGYRNDRNDNFRGRGNFSGGRGGGGYGNRNDSFEKRSEFSGRPRGGNNNGGGRSNGEAVPRSYQNGGGAKVTRQSVKVQ, encoded by the exons ATGGCTGCGTCCGAAGAATCATCAACCACTCAGATGATTGGCAATGCTTTTGTGCAGCAGTATTACTCCATATTGCATCAAGAGCCAGACCAAGTCCACAGATTTTACCAGGAGTCTAGCATCCTAAGTCGACCTGAAGAAGATGGTACCATGACAATGGTGACTACTACTCTG gaaattaataaaaagatacTCTCTCTGGATTACACAAGCTTTAGGGTGGAAATTCTGAGTGCTGATGCGCAGCCTTCATTCAAGGATGGAGTAATTGTTGTCGTGACTGGCTGCCTAACTGGAAGTGACAATCTGAAAAGGAAGTTTACTCAGTCCTTTTTCCTAGCTCCTCAGGACAAAGGCTACTTTGTTTTGAATGATGTTTTCAGATATGTTGATGAGTATAAGTCAGTTGATATTGAATCTGTGCCAGCAAATGATGCTGCTACCGCTGATGAAAGTGCTCCAACAGATGCTTTTGTCCCAGAGCCTG AGGTCATTCATGTTGCTGAAGATGTTCCTCCTAGTCAAACTGCTGTTGTTGATGCTGACATTAGTGTCAGCAAAGAAGTGAGTCAACCACTGGAGAATGGAAATGTATCAGTTACTGAAAAGGTGGTTCCTGTTAATCATGTTAAAGAATCTAGTCATCAGGAGCATAGTCATTATCATGCTGAGAAAGCTGCTTCTAATAATGCACTGGAAGATACTCCAAAGAAGTCTTTTGCATCCatt GTGAATGCACTGAAAGAAAATGCTGCTCCCTTCCATGTGAGGGTTTCCCCCGTGAAACTTGTTGAACAACCACGTGTTTCTAGCATACCTGCACCAGAAGCACCAGCTCCTAGCATTGAAAGTCCACCAGAAAAGAATAATGAGAATGGAG GCAAGGCTTATGCAATATTTGTTGCAAATTTGCCCATGAATGCAACAGTGGAACAGCTGGAACGTGCTTTCAAGAAATTTGGGCCCATTAAACAGGATGGTATTCAAGTTAGAAGTAATAAG CAACAGCAATCTTGTTTTGGTTTTGTGGAATTTGAATCGGCTACTTCAATGCAAAGTGCACTTGAG GCCTCTCCTCCCGTTACCTTGGATGGCCGTAGACTTTCAATTGAAGAAAGGCGAG CTAATAATGATAGGGGGAGGTATTCATCGGGAAGGGGCGGTTACAGGAATGATAGAAATGATAACTTCAGGGGCCGTGGCAACTTCAGTGGCGGCCGTGGTGGTGGTGGCTATGGAAACAGGAATGATAGTTTTGAGAAGCGAAGTGAGTTCTCTGGCCGGCCTCGCGGAGGCAATAATAACGGTGGGGGCCGTAGCAATGGAGAAGCTGTGCCAAGGAGTTATCAGAATGGAGGAGGAGCAAAAGTGACTCGTCAATCAGTGAAAGTTCAGTAA
- the LOC100814351 gene encoding erlin-2-B, whose translation MDSQQRTAASPRSPPRQGHDSTAILFTLLSFFAIVALVLLPSASPFFQNSLSILHQVPEGHVGVYWRGGALLKTITEPGFHLKMPFLTQYEPVQVTLQTDMVTDIPCGTKGGVMISFGKIEVVNRLRKEFVFETLLNYGVHYDKTWIYDKIHHEINQFCSSHSLQQVYIDVFDQIDEKMKDALQVDCTRYAPGIEILSVRVTKPTIPESIRRNFEQMEEERTKVLIAIEKQKVAEKEAETMKKMAISEAEKNANVSKILMEQKLLEKDSARRQEEIENAMYLAREKSLADADFYRVIKEAEANRLKLTPEFLQLKFIQAIANNTKIFFGDKVPNMILDQRLLGNLLHDVSSGRTMTTKADI comes from the exons ATGGATTCGCAGCAACGAACAGCGGCTTCTCCTCGGTCGCCGCCGCGACAAGGCCACGATTCCACCGCCATTCTCTTCACCCTCCTCTCGTTCTTCGCCATTGTCGCTCTG GTTTTGCTTCCTTCAGCATCACCATTCTTCCAAAATAGCTTATCCATCCTGCACCAAGTCCCTGAAGGACATGTTGGGGTATATTGGAGAGGAGGTGCCCTTCTGAAAACAATTACAGAGCCAG GTTTCCATCTAAAGATGCCTTTTCTAACTCAGTATGAACCTGTTCAAGTTACACTTCAGACGGATATG GTGACAGATATACCCTGTGGTACTAAAGGTGGTGTTATGATCAGTTTTGGGAAGATTGAG GTTGTGAATCGACTCCGTAAGGAATTTGTCTTTGAGACATTGCTCAACTATGGTGTACACTATGATAAGACATGGATTTATGACAAGATTCATCATGAGATTAATCAGTTCTGCAGTTCTCATTCTCTGCAACAAGTCTATATTGATGTCTTTGATCag ATTGATGAAAAGATGAAAGATGCTCTTCAAGTTGACTGCACTCGCTATGCTCCAGGAATTGAGATCTTAAGTGTCCGTGTCACAAAGCCTACTATTCCAGAAAGCATAAGACGCAATTTCGAACAAATGGAAGAGGAGCGTACTAAG GTCTTAATAGCTATTGAGAAACAGAAAGTAGCCGAGAAGGAGGCAGAGACTATGAAGAAGATGGCCATTAGTGAGGCCGAGAAGAATGCCAATGTTAGCAAGATCCTTATGGAGCAAAAATTATTGGAAAAGGATAGTGCTAGACGACAAGAAGAAATAGAGAATGCAATGTACCTGGCACGTGAAAAGAGCCTGGCAGATGCAGACTTCTACCG TGTAATAAAGGAAGCTGAAGCAAACAGGCTGAAGCTCACCCCTGAATTTCTTCAGCTAAAATTTATTCAGGCCATTGCTAATAATACGAAGATTTTCTTCGGAGACAAG GTTCCTAATATGATTTTAGATCAGAGGCTGCTCGGAAACTTACTTCATGATGTTTCTAGTGGGAGAACTATGACGACCAAAGCAGATATCTGA